From one Anopheles bellator chromosome 1, idAnoBellAS_SP24_06.2, whole genome shotgun sequence genomic stretch:
- the LOC131215079 gene encoding endochitinase-like, which yields MDLHRKQRRTIRSECLLTLLLLCWFLPEKAVSARRHLVCMYRSYTATPSKAYQIEDIPMDLCTHILYYGSKIDPTDNELEPWDGRHDILERGYQKFADIKNRQPDVKLLMSVLCTIPSCGRVAASSDTRKALIESAIRLLRRYNLDGLSYEWRYPPQEAKQDYATLIEETKQAFKNAGHDTWTVSVDVPGREDSIAKAFDQQRICCAADFVILWVDRRFSSRKNTDIPSPLYRRRFETGVLQRYNIMDGTQHWINSGCPRDKILLKVAASGMKFALDDASDHSVNATRDLGQFPEHIEYNQICSRLRDAGWTVDWDERSKAPFAYRGKECIGYENEVSLEDKAYFVDGEGLGGLVVESIDQDDYKGVCGKKYPLLTALWKAYRPTWSTDDDPFDFAIHRST from the exons ATGGATCTCCACCGCAAACAGCGAAGAACCATTCGATCGGAATGTTTGCTGACGTTGCTCCTACTCTGTTGGTTCCTGCCCGAAAAAGCCGTCTCTGCAAGAAGACACCTTGTATGCATGTACCGCAGCTACACCGCTACCCCCAGCAAAGCGTACCAAATCGAAGACATCCCGATGGACCTCTGCACGCACATCCTCTACTACGGGAGCAAAATCGATCCGACAGACAACGAGCTGGAACCGTGGGATGGACGGCACGATATACTGGAGAGGGGATATCAAAAGTTTGCCGATATTAAGAACCGTCAGCCCGATGTGAAGCTTTTAATGAGCGTTCTTTGTACAATTCCTTCCTGTGGAAGGGTCGCTGCGTCAAGCGACACGCGGAAAGCATTAATCGAAAGTGCCATCCGCTTGCTGAGGCGATACAATCTCGATGGACTATCGTACGAATGGCGCTACCCACCGCAAGAGGCAAAACAGGACTACGCTACGTTGATTGAAGAGACGAAGCAAGCCTTCAAGAATGCCGGACACGACACGTGGACCGTTTCAGTTGATGTTCCCGGACGAGAGGATTCCATTGCTAAAGCGTTCGACCAACAGCGCATCTGCTG TGCCGCTGATTTCGTTATCCTCTGGGTAGATCGCCGTTTTTCGAGCCGTAAAAACACGGACATCCCAAGTCCGCTGTACCGGCGACGCTTCGAAACAGGAGTTCTTCAGCGCTACAACATCATGGACGGGACCCAGCACTGGATCAACAGCGGGTGTCCGAGGGATAAAATACTGCTTAAAGTGGCTGCGAGTGGTATGAAGTTCGCATTGGACGACGCAAGCGATCACAGTGTCAATGCCACGCGCGATCTTGGACAGTTTCCGGAGCACATCGAGTACAACCAAATCTGCTCCCGGCTACGGGACGCGGGCTGGACGGTGGATTGGGACGAGCGAAGCAAGGCACCGTTTGCGTATCGCGGCAAAGAGTGCATCGGCTACGAGAATGAAGTTTCTCTCGAGGATAAGGCATACTTCGTGGACGGCGAGGGTTTGGGAGGGCTGGTGGTCGAATCGATAGATCAAGATGATTACAAGGGGGTCTGCGGAAAGAAGTACCCTTTGCTGACGGCTCTTTGGAAGGCTTACAGACCGACCTGgtcgaccgacgacgatccATTTGACTTTGCCATCCACCGTTCCACTTAG
- the LOC131215080 gene encoding cyclic nucleotide-binding domain-containing protein 2-like encodes MATKRKADEEKLRRRRLARFRFRRLVHVVIFNRHWIAEIEDQDIGNNVHRNVAIIERRLTRKGTLTIIDKRILNSRPEERTEDHRRTLRTVLRKLECMRDFSKHQLDELAGCVAFQYLEPGRVILREGHEPVSVYFVADGEVTVSRRQWDWVSRAFLDVPCGTRTRGQMFGEITLLQQGIRRTATCTTATACELLWIGRREFERILKGTLLERWRQLQLALERFDYFQYWTTDQFYEYCILSRIVSFEPQQKIPVDVDRSNAYFVLSGQCMILQCLTVARTVAGSYRLLPLQGTVGVEHRFIDVGTLSCGAVFGLGEPLEHRMVVARTAVQCLTVPRNWLLAKRQNVGNTWERLRMRLEAAIPSRRQLFEQFVRGQRWRRYRKQLVDAFVRRNPRNDPAITRPTDVPIICRVEQGDIDG; translated from the exons ATGGCGACGAAGAGAAAGGCCGAC GAAGAAAAGTTGAGACGCCGCCGTCTGGcccggttccgcttccggcggcTGGTGCACGTCGTCATCTTCAACCGCCACTGGATCGCGGAAATCGAGGACCAGGACATCGGCAACAATGTGCACCGCAACGTGGCCATCATCGAGCGCCGGCTGACCCGCAAGGGAACGCTAACGATCATT GATAAGCGAATACTGAACAGCAGGCCCGAGGAGCGTACCGAGGACCACCGTCGGACGCTTCGGACCGTACTTCGGAAGCTGGAATGTATGCGAGACTTTTCGAAGCACCAGCTCGACGAGCTGGCCGGTTGTGTTGCGTTCCAGTACCTGGAGCCGGGGCGCGTTATCCTGCGCGAAGGGCACGAACCCGTATCGGTTTACTTCGTGGCCGACGGAGAAGTGACGGTCAGCCGTAGGCAGTGGGATTGGGTGAGTCGCG CGTTCCTTGATGTGCCGTGCGGAACGCGCACTCGGGGCCAAATGTTTGGTGAAATTACGCTACTCCAGCAGGGCATCCGGCGTACGGCAACCTGCACCACGGCCA CGGCCTGTGAATTGCTGTGGATCGGTCGGCGGGAGTTTGAGCGCATCCTGAAGGGCACGCTGCTGGAGCGCTGGCGACAGCTGCAGCTGGCTCTCGAGCGATTTGATTACTTCCAATATTGGACCACCGATCAG TTCTACGAATACTGCATCCTGAGCCGGATAGTGAGCTTCGAACCGCAGCAGAAAATTCCGGTCGACGTCGATCGGAGCAACGCATACTTCGTGCTGAGCGGTCAGTGTATGATACTGCAGTGCCTGACCGTGGCtcggacggtggccggttccTACCGGTTGCTACCGCTGCAGGGCACTGTCGGCGTCGAGCATCGGTTCATCGACGTGGGCACACTGAGCTGCGGAGCGGTATTCGGGCTTGGCGAACCGCTCGAACACCGGATGGTCGTGGCCCGGACCGCGGTGCAGTGTTTGACGGTGCCCCGCAACTGGCTGCTGGCGAAGCGTCAGAACGTCGGCAACACCTGGGAGCGGCTCCGGATGCGGCTCGAAGCGGCCATCCCAAGCCGCCGGCAGCTGTTCGAGCAGTTTGTgcgtggccaacggtggcgacGCTACCGGAAGCAGCTGGTGGACGCGTTCGTCCGGAGAAACCCCCGGAACGACCCGGCCATcacccggccgaccgacgTTCCCATCATCTGCCGGGTGGAACAGGGCGACATCGACGGCTGA
- the LOC131214441 gene encoding SET domain-containing protein SmydA-8, which translates to MPSNHRKKKNKKPASPCCLPVSSVTTELDEEQRNGRKPYIVKRNDLVGRYIVAAKDLKAGETILETDPLVVGPCAESDPVCLGCHSTFDPGSDDFRCGSCGWRICSPDCAGLSSPHSTHRSLECIPLRDKNVKRLLQAASGDELKLMYEAVLTLRCMLLQTVDPSLYAGILEMDPLNSVRQAIPKLWNRNQKAIVGRIRDEWAFQEFSEQELHTICGVIEVNAFEVGQEPVKARALFPEAYLLMHDCTPNTGHTDAPQTHRLTVRTLGKVKAGQPLTLAYAYILQGTLKRRQHLWEEKFFWCTCARCSDPTEFGTFCSAVRCTKCRRGYLLPSSPLDQEADWRCNGGCPNAASCQTIVLLLEKAFQKLDSIGGNDVEGYERFLTAYGTVLHENHHLLLSAKHSLCELYGKAEGYLIPNLSREQLKRKETLCRDLLEVIDQLEPGLSRLRGTILYELHVPLMIEAGQLFQGGAIQRPELRRRLKEVQRLLQESEQILALEPEGSPEHGIAEAARDAIKNMGPI; encoded by the exons ATGCCTTCGAACCACAGGAAGAAG aaaaacaaaaaaccagcATCGCCATGCTGTCTGCCTGTGTCAAGTGTCACCACAGAGTTAGACGAAGAGCAGAGAAATGGCCGGAAACCGTACATCGTGAAGCGTAATGATTTGGTCGGAAG ATACATTGTGGCCGCAAAGGATCTGAAGGCAGGTGAAACGATACTCGAAACTGACCCACTGGTTGTGGGCCCGTGTGCCGAAAGTGACCCAGTTTGCTTGGGATGCCACAGTACCTTTGACCCCGGAAGTGACGATTTTCG GTGTGGTAGCTGTGGCTGGCGGATATGCTCCCCAGACTGTGCGGGCCTATCGTCGCCCCACAGTACCCACCGATCGCTAGAGTGCATTCCATTGCGAGATAAAAACGTCAAGCGCCTCCTGCAAGCGGCCAGCGGTGATGAACTGAAGCTGATGTACGAAGCAGTGCTGACCTTGCGCTGTATGCTGCTCCAAACCGTTGATCCCTCCCTTTACGCGGGCATCCTGGAGATGGATCCACTTAATAGCGTGCGCCAGGCCATCCCGAAACTGTGGAACCGCAACCAGAAGGCAATCGTGGGCCGCATACGCGACGAATGGGCTTTCCAGGAGTTTAGCGAGCAGGAGCTTCACACCATTTGCGGTGTGATCGAGGTGAACGCGTTCGAGGTGGGTCAGGAACCGGTCAAAGCGCGTGCCCTCTTCCCGGAGGCATACCTTCTAATGCACGATTGTACACCCAACACCGGCCACACGGACGCCCCGCAGACACATCGACTTACTGTGCGAACCCTCGGTAAGGTCAAGGCTGGCCAGCCGTTGACCCTGGCCTATGCCTACATCTTGCAGGGAACACTGAAACGACGGCAGCACCTGTGGGAGGAAAAGTTCTTCTGGTGCACCTGTGCCCGTTGTAGCGATCCGACGGAGTTCGGTACCTTCTGCAGCGCCGTGCGATGCACCAAGTGTCGCCGAGGATACCTACTGCCAAGCAGTCCTCTTGATCAGGAAGCCGACTGGCGTTGCAATGGCGGGTGCCCAAACGCAGCCTCATGCCAAACAATTGTACTGCTGCTCGAGAAAGCTTTCCAAAAGCTGGACAGTATAGGTGGGAACGATGTCGAAGGATACGAGCGTTTTCTTACGGCGTACGGTACCGTATTGCACGAAAACCACCATCTGTTACTGTCGGCCAAGCACTCTCTGTGTGAACTGTACGGCAAAGCGGAAGGCTACCTGATTCCGAACCTCAGCCGGGAGCAGCTGAAGCGTAAGGAAACACTTTGCCGTGATTTGCTGGAGGTGATCGATCAGCTGGAACCGGGATTGAGTAGGCTTCGTGGAACTATTCTCTACGAGCTGCACGTACCTCTTATGATCGAAGCTGGGCAGCTGTTCCAAGGTGGTGCCATTCAGCGGCCAGAACTTCGGCGACGGTTAAAGGAGGTTCAACGGTTATTGCAGGAGAGCGAACAAATTTTGGCACTAGAACCAGAGGGTTCACCTGAACATGGCATAGCGGAGGCAGCAAGAGATGCAATTAAAAACATGGGTCCAATATAA